One genomic region from Anabaena sp. PCC 7108 encodes:
- a CDS encoding glycosyltransferase — protein MNKKPLRIALFTGLFAPFLTGVSVAVHQRVRWLLEQGHEVFLIHPEINNLYPKAVGNRPMPGLDELQSFPNFSSFAFPTKPLILYKSLPQPLHYRHWNDTKLLEKFQPDIIVVEEAAQMRGLYSFFLQGYGRPVGVKYAKKTKTPIISIFHTDIVAYIRYYLGDIFFNLVSPIIPFLVKQFSESYNLNLFSSREQLAKYQKLKCQTGEYLPYQGINCEKFHPRNICYDPIPKDQRPTILFVGRITAEKNVTQLLDIYPLIAAKIPDVHLVIVGSGPLDAEIRRRAQNYQSGVTIWGESHGTQLLGWFARADVFINPSVTENFCTTNNEALASGTPVVAAVAPSTAEQVIPGYNGFLAQPNNPKDFAQKIITILENPELKAQLSQQARPSILEFDWSVCTQKFENRLYELVEIPEKLEFSNNS, from the coding sequence ATGAACAAAAAACCTCTTCGTATAGCATTATTTACAGGATTATTTGCTCCATTTTTAACAGGAGTTTCAGTTGCAGTACATCAGCGAGTACGTTGGTTACTTGAGCAAGGACATGAAGTTTTTCTCATTCATCCAGAAATCAATAATCTATATCCTAAAGCAGTTGGTAATCGTCCCATGCCGGGATTAGATGAATTACAATCTTTTCCTAATTTCTCATCATTTGCTTTCCCTACTAAGCCACTTATTTTATACAAATCTCTACCCCAACCACTGCACTATCGCCATTGGAATGATACTAAACTGCTAGAAAAATTTCAACCCGATATTATCGTAGTTGAAGAAGCTGCACAGATGAGAGGTTTGTACTCATTCTTCTTACAAGGTTATGGTCGTCCTGTGGGAGTGAAATACGCAAAAAAAACTAAAACTCCGATTATTTCAATCTTTCATACAGATATTGTTGCCTATATTAGATATTACTTAGGCGATATATTCTTTAACTTAGTTAGTCCAATTATTCCCTTTTTAGTTAAACAGTTTAGTGAGTCTTATAATCTCAATTTATTTTCTTCGAGGGAACAACTTGCTAAATATCAAAAGTTAAAATGCCAAACAGGTGAATACCTTCCCTATCAAGGAATTAATTGCGAAAAGTTTCACCCCCGCAACATCTGTTATGATCCAATTCCCAAAGATCAGCGACCGACAATCCTTTTTGTGGGACGCATTACCGCAGAAAAAAATGTTACTCAACTTTTAGATATCTATCCGTTAATTGCTGCTAAAATTCCTGATGTTCATTTAGTTATTGTTGGTAGTGGTCCTTTAGATGCAGAAATTCGCCGTCGCGCTCAAAATTACCAATCTGGTGTTACTATTTGGGGTGAATCTCACGGCACACAACTGTTAGGATGGTTCGCTAGAGCAGATGTTTTTATTAACCCTTCAGTTACTGAAAACTTCTGCACTACAAATAACGAAGCTTTAGCTTCTGGAACTCCTGTAGTTGCTGCTGTTGCTCCCTCAACGGCTGAACAAGTCATACCCGGTTATAACGGTTTTCTGGCTCAACCTAACAATCCCAAAGATTTTGCCCAAAAGATAATTACGATTCTAGAAAATCCTGAACTCAAAGCACAATTATCTCAGCAAGCTAGACCTTCTATATTAGAATTTGATTGGTCGGTATGTACCCAAAAGTTTGAAAATAGGCTCTATGAGTTAGTGGAAATACCGGAAAAATTGGAATTTTCTAATAATTCGTAA
- a CDS encoding glycosyltransferase family 2 protein, whose translation MQDLMTFLSKSLIGWLVIQVCLTVVFLWYLRSYKQPLISDEQLPKTAVILCLRGADPFLPNCVRSLLQQNYPQYDLKLIIDSPEDPAFKIAKEAITEIGATNFQISTLITVRHNCSLKCSSLVQAVSDLDDSYKVVALVDADTIVHSNWLRELVSPLTNDKVGLTTGNRWYVPTGKYWGSLVRYAGNVSTVVQMFLFQVPWGGSLAIKTEVLHQTELLEKWGEAFGDDMLLHKVIKKHGLKIKFVPSLLMVNREECELITVFASLKRLILCSRLYHPNWLALVSDAISSILFPTLVIILALGLLLATEWEGAAFLLKSYSIYTIGLLLLMLVMELGVQEVVRSQGQIIAKISLTTIIKMLIAIPLTQWIYGLAMLSSLWMSTVTWRGLTYKIQGPWNIRLVEYHPYQWLDQPIDGKHSL comes from the coding sequence ATGCAAGATTTAATGACATTTCTGTCTAAGTCTTTAATAGGTTGGCTGGTTATTCAGGTATGTTTAACGGTAGTATTTTTATGGTATTTACGCTCATACAAACAACCCTTAATATCAGATGAGCAATTACCAAAAACCGCAGTAATTCTTTGTTTACGAGGTGCTGATCCATTTTTACCTAATTGTGTGCGATCGCTCTTACAACAAAATTACCCACAATACGACTTAAAGCTGATTATTGATAGTCCAGAAGACCCAGCTTTTAAAATTGCTAAAGAAGCAATTACTGAAATTGGTGCAACGAATTTCCAAATTAGTACGTTAATCACAGTTCGCCATAATTGTAGTCTCAAATGCAGTTCTTTAGTGCAAGCTGTTTCAGATTTAGATGATTCTTACAAAGTAGTTGCTCTAGTAGATGCAGATACAATTGTTCATTCTAATTGGTTACGAGAATTAGTTAGTCCTCTCACTAACGACAAAGTGGGATTAACAACAGGAAACCGTTGGTATGTACCCACAGGTAAGTATTGGGGGTCTTTGGTACGCTATGCCGGCAATGTTTCGACTGTCGTCCAAATGTTTCTTTTTCAAGTTCCTTGGGGTGGAAGTTTAGCAATTAAAACAGAAGTGCTACACCAAACGGAATTACTTGAGAAGTGGGGAGAGGCTTTTGGTGATGATATGCTGCTGCATAAAGTCATTAAAAAACACGGATTAAAAATAAAATTCGTCCCTTCTTTGTTAATGGTTAATCGAGAAGAATGCGAGTTAATAACTGTATTTGCATCTCTCAAACGCTTAATACTTTGCTCTCGACTTTATCACCCAAATTGGTTGGCTTTAGTAAGTGATGCTATTTCAAGTATCCTCTTCCCCACTTTAGTCATCATCTTAGCTCTAGGATTGTTGTTAGCAACAGAATGGGAAGGTGCAGCTTTCTTATTGAAGTCCTATAGTATTTACACAATCGGCTTACTCTTGTTAATGCTAGTGATGGAATTAGGAGTACAAGAAGTAGTTCGCTCTCAAGGTCAAATAATTGCTAAGATTTCGCTAACTACAATCATAAAAATGCTAATTGCTATTCCTTTAACACAGTGGATTTATGGATTAGCAATGCTATCTTCTCTGTGGATGTCAACAGTTACATGGCGTGGACTTACTTACAAAATTCAAGGTCCGTGGAATATTCGCTTAGTTGAATATCATCCTTATCAATGGTTAGATCAACCAATTGATGGCAAACATTCTTTGTAA
- a CDS encoding DUF2141 domain-containing protein gives MLKISRFYYLLLATLLSLSCSKTVHAEPTTTLTVMVNGIRHKTGEICFRVYDSEKGFPMSNSSEVQNGCTKITGNSVKKVFSGLKPGTYAVAVVDDQNGDRKLNKDFFGIPKEGFGISKNPTVSVQTGTPKFRNSSFKMTKNTTINISIKYSLDP, from the coding sequence ATGTTGAAAATCTCTCGGTTTTATTATCTGTTACTGGCAACTTTATTAAGCCTAAGTTGCTCTAAAACAGTTCATGCAGAACCCACGACAACACTGACTGTAATGGTCAATGGTATACGTCATAAAACAGGTGAGATTTGCTTCAGAGTTTATGATTCTGAAAAAGGATTTCCCATGAGTAATTCTAGTGAAGTTCAAAATGGCTGCACAAAAATTACTGGTAACTCTGTCAAAAAAGTATTTTCTGGTTTAAAACCTGGTACTTATGCTGTTGCAGTGGTTGATGATCAAAATGGTGATCGCAAACTAAATAAAGATTTTTTTGGGATTCCTAAAGAAGGTTTTGGGATTTCTAAAAACCCAACTGTTTCAGTTCAAACTGGCACACCGAAATTTCGTAATTCTAGTTTTAAAATGACTAAGAATACCACTATCAATATATCCATTAAATATTCTCTTGACCCCTAA
- a CDS encoding NAD(P)-dependent oxidoreductase, protein MNLNNKTILITGIDEFIGLRAAELAVAQGMKVRGLQSSSVQDKNIQNLGVEIIVGSITDAKIAQKACQGVDIVLHTNQLAEEAGELKHFREINVSGTLNIAKAAKQAGVKTFVHLSTVLVYGFNYANNVTEIGTLSSENNPYCQTKIEAEAELLQLNSPSDFGVIIIRAGDIYGPGSMPWIVRPVMMMRQKLFAYANDGQGVMNHLYVDNLIDAIFLAIEKETYGEIFNITDGEETSWKEYFIHLAAMEGLPAPMSLPKEEMKLFLRVRHQGQKLFRKKADILPESVDFMSRPYAYSIAKATNILNYQPKVDLEEGMKRTHQWLQKTDIQKLMK, encoded by the coding sequence ATGAACCTCAACAATAAAACCATTCTCATCACCGGAATCGACGAATTTATCGGTTTGCGTGCAGCCGAGTTAGCTGTAGCTCAAGGTATGAAAGTTAGAGGATTACAAAGTTCTTCTGTACAGGATAAAAACATCCAAAATTTGGGAGTTGAAATTATTGTTGGTAGCATCACTGATGCAAAAATAGCTCAAAAAGCTTGCCAAGGAGTGGACATTGTTTTACACACAAATCAACTTGCTGAAGAAGCCGGAGAACTCAAACATTTTCGGGAAATAAATGTTAGTGGTACTCTGAATATAGCTAAAGCTGCAAAACAAGCTGGTGTCAAAACCTTCGTACATCTTTCTACTGTGCTAGTTTATGGCTTTAATTATGCGAATAATGTCACAGAAATAGGGACACTCTCTAGTGAAAATAACCCTTACTGTCAAACAAAAATTGAAGCAGAAGCAGAACTTTTACAACTCAATTCTCCATCAGATTTTGGTGTGATTATTATCCGTGCTGGAGATATTTATGGTCCAGGCAGTATGCCTTGGATAGTGCGTCCAGTAATGATGATGCGACAAAAATTATTTGCCTATGCAAATGATGGTCAGGGTGTGATGAATCATTTATATGTTGATAACTTAATTGATGCCATCTTTTTAGCTATAGAAAAAGAAACCTACGGCGAAATTTTTAACATCACAGATGGTGAAGAAACTTCCTGGAAAGAATATTTTATTCACTTAGCTGCAATGGAAGGTTTACCCGCACCTATGTCTCTTCCTAAGGAAGAAATGAAGTTATTTCTCCGTGTGCGTCATCAGGGACAAAAACTATTTCGTAAAAAAGCCGATATTCTTCCTGAGTCTGTCGATTTTATGAGTCGTCCTTATGCTTATTCTATTGCTAAAGCGACAAACATATTAAATTATCAGCCCAAGGTTGATCTTGAAGAAGGAATGAAACGCACTCATCAATGGTTACAAAAAACTGATATCCAAAAACTGATGAAATAG
- the devC gene encoding ABC transporter permease DevC — MNIKIPLAWLQLAQQRVRFVIAVAGIAFIVLLMFIQLGFQDALYSSATAVHQNLKGDLFLVSSQYKSLTSNQSFSRTRLYQTLGFDGVESVSSMYLQFAKLKNPANGEKYSIYVIGFDPGNPVLNIPELEHNLDKLKIPDIMFFDRDSRPEFGPIAEKFDRGETEQTIEIFPFDAIKGYRVRVGGLFSLGPSFGVDGNLIVSDSTFLRINPNSRPVEKIDVGIIKLKPGAEINQVLKNLKASLPNDVQIFTRQGFIDFEKKYWAVRTPIGFILNLMLTMASVVGVVIVYQILYSNIATQFIAYATLKAIGYANTYLLNVVFQQALILAILAYIPGFIVSLGLYDFAMKSTNLPIVMTLNNALIVLTSIVLICTTSGALAINKLRSADPADIF, encoded by the coding sequence ATGAATATCAAAATTCCTTTGGCATGGCTACAGCTTGCCCAGCAAAGAGTGCGTTTTGTCATAGCTGTAGCTGGGATTGCATTTATAGTGCTGCTGATGTTTATTCAACTTGGTTTCCAAGATGCACTCTATTCTAGTGCTACGGCAGTTCATCAAAATCTCAAGGGGGATTTATTTTTAGTCAGTTCCCAATATAAATCTTTGACTTCCAATCAAAGCTTTTCCCGAACTCGCTTATATCAAACATTAGGTTTTGATGGTGTTGAGTCAGTTAGTTCCATGTATTTGCAATTTGCTAAATTAAAAAATCCTGCTAATGGTGAAAAATATTCAATATATGTAATTGGTTTTGATCCTGGAAATCCAGTTTTGAATATTCCCGAACTAGAGCATAATTTAGATAAACTTAAAATTCCTGACATCATGTTTTTTGACAGAGATTCCCGACCAGAATTCGGTCCAATAGCCGAAAAATTTGATCGGGGAGAAACTGAGCAAACAATTGAAATATTTCCTTTTGATGCAATTAAAGGTTATCGGGTCAGAGTGGGAGGTTTATTTAGCTTAGGTCCTTCTTTTGGTGTAGATGGAAATTTAATTGTTAGTGACTCAACTTTCCTCAGAATAAATCCTAATTCCCGTCCTGTAGAAAAGATAGATGTCGGCATTATCAAACTCAAACCTGGTGCTGAAATAAATCAGGTTCTGAAAAATTTAAAAGCCAGTTTACCTAATGATGTCCAGATTTTTACTCGTCAAGGCTTTATTGACTTTGAAAAAAAATATTGGGCTGTAAGAACTCCTATTGGGTTCATACTTAACCTAATGCTAACAATGGCTTCCGTTGTTGGTGTAGTCATTGTTTATCAAATTCTTTACAGCAATATTGCCACTCAATTTATTGCTTACGCAACTTTAAAAGCTATTGGTTATGCAAATACTTATTTATTAAATGTGGTTTTTCAACAAGCATTAATCTTGGCTATTTTAGCTTATATACCAGGGTTTATTGTTTCCTTAGGTTTATACGATTTTGCTATGAAATCCACTAATTTACCCATTGTCATGACTCTGAACAATGCCTTAATTGTCTTAACATCTATAGTTTTGATTTGCACAACTTCTGGAGCTTTAGCTATTAATAAACTTCGCTCCGCAGATCCTGCTGATATTTTCTAG
- a CDS encoding ABC exporter membrane fusion protein yields the protein MALNKESQLLKKTAKKWKIILAASLTLATGLVSFYSFSQLKLQPTSQIKSSPVNSINATPIKVAVTALGRLQPQGKITYLSAPNSINGVRVEKVLITEGDEVKAGQVLAYLEDYARSKAAIKQAFDKLLVAKSKLAQVKAGAKSGDVNAQKATITRLNSQLKGDIASQVATINRIQAEVDNAQKESNRYQQLYKDGAISASITDTKALQLKTTQQQLIEAKASLVRTQNTLEDQIKEAKAKLNSISEVRNVDVQLAESEVKSAETAIQQAKADHDLTYIKSPIDARILKIHAKNGELIASSGFAELGKTSDMNVVAEVYQTDIQKVRVGQKVTITSATFPDKLQGTVQEIGWQVEKQSIFSINPNSDTDRRIIEVKIGIDNPADNTKVARLTNLQVDVSIQI from the coding sequence ATGGCACTAAACAAAGAAAGCCAGTTATTGAAAAAAACCGCTAAGAAGTGGAAAATAATTTTGGCAGCTTCTCTTACTTTAGCAACTGGCTTAGTATCTTTCTACAGTTTTTCTCAATTAAAGCTACAACCTACTTCTCAAATTAAATCTTCTCCAGTAAATTCCATCAATGCAACTCCTATAAAAGTTGCTGTAACTGCTTTAGGACGCTTGCAACCACAAGGGAAAATTACTTATTTATCTGCTCCTAATTCTATCAATGGTGTGCGTGTAGAAAAAGTGTTGATAACTGAAGGAGATGAGGTAAAAGCAGGGCAAGTATTGGCCTATTTAGAAGATTATGCTCGTTCTAAAGCAGCTATTAAGCAAGCCTTTGATAAATTACTAGTTGCTAAATCTAAACTAGCACAGGTAAAAGCTGGAGCTAAATCTGGAGATGTTAATGCTCAAAAAGCAACAATTACTCGTTTGAATTCACAATTAAAAGGTGATATTGCATCTCAAGTAGCGACCATTAACCGCATTCAAGCTGAAGTAGATAATGCTCAAAAAGAGAGTAATCGCTATCAGCAATTATATAAAGATGGGGCAATTTCTGCTTCCATAACTGATACTAAAGCTTTGCAACTAAAAACTACTCAACAACAGTTAATAGAAGCTAAAGCATCTTTAGTACGTACTCAAAATACCTTAGAAGATCAAATAAAAGAAGCAAAAGCTAAACTCAACAGCATTAGCGAAGTACGCAATGTAGATGTTCAGTTAGCAGAAAGTGAAGTCAAAAGTGCTGAGACTGCTATTCAACAAGCCAAAGCCGACCACGATTTAACTTACATCAAATCGCCTATAGATGCCCGAATTTTGAAAATTCATGCTAAAAATGGCGAATTAATTGCTAGTTCTGGCTTTGCTGAACTCGGTAAAACATCAGATATGAATGTGGTTGCTGAAGTTTATCAAACCGATATTCAAAAAGTACGTGTTGGTCAAAAAGTTACTATCACCAGTGCTACTTTTCCTGACAAATTGCAAGGAACTGTCCAAGAAATTGGTTGGCAAGTTGAGAAACAAAGTATTTTTAGTATTAACCCCAATTCTGATACTGACAGACGCATAATTGAGGTAAAAATAGGAATTGATAACCCTGCTGATAATACAAAGGTAGCTCGATTAACTAACTTGCAGGTGGACGTTTCTATTCAAATTTAA